The genomic stretch tttaattttttttctttcttatgtgGCGATGACGTGGTtaaaacaacatcattttggTCTAgactgatttttaatataatgttatttaaatcaaatttaaaaaaaaagataaaaataatgttagAACCAAGTGACAGCCCTTATTCCGATTTAGGTGAGGGCCTCGACTGTGGTCGACAAGGGTCGAGCCCTATCAAGGGGCCCTGTGACCCTCGCCAAACATTTCCCCACCATTGTCGGTCCTTtgcttcgtcttcgtcttcttcttttgtttttgttttttttttttgtgttttgttttaaattttagcatatttgtaaaatttaatttaagtaAAAGTTGTATTATAAATCACATTTAGACCCAatggcgtcgttttagtcttaaATTTAGTGTTTTAGCGACATCATCGCCGCTTaggataaaataaataattaaaaaaaagccatATCAGTAATTTTTGTTAGCCAAATTAGACAGACTTAGCGGAAGAACTCGATTacacaaatttgacaaattttagaacttgattgcctttttttttttttttttttttttttggttgactaATCCAAAtgttaaatcttttaatatCGAGATAAAGAAAGACGTAGCCGTACTTCTTAATTCTTATCTATTGGCCAGAAAAGTCTGCAACATGTGCAGCTCATCAGAGTGACTCTCGTGCATTTATGGCCACACAAAGTTTTCTCCACAGTGGGAGTCAATGGCAGAAGATCATTGGGCGGCTTCGCTGTTCAAGGACTGCTAAGTCAAAGATCATTTACTCCAACGATCTCTTTACTTTTCTGAAGATTTGCCTTGCTTTCATAGCTACCAGCTTCCTTCGGCTTTGAGTCATGAAACCCGTAAGCATTAGTTTTGCAGAGTTTCGATCATGCCGCTTGCTTCTTGGCATTGCTCTTGCACTGTGCTTCAGTCGAGTCTCCTCCACCACCAACGAAACAGACAGACTCGCGCTGCTCGCATTTAAGGCCGGCATAACCGAAGATCCTTCTGGGGTGCTCACCTCATGGAACAATAGCATCGGGTTCTGCCGGTGGCATGGCATTACTTGTGGCCGGAGGCACCGGAGGGTCACCGTCCTGGACTTGAGGTCGCAAGGACTCTCTGGATCGATCTCTCCTCATGTCGGAAATCTCAGCTTCTTAAGGGAAATGTGGCTGGAATACAACAGTTTCAATCAAGAAATACCTCCACACCTTGGCCAGTTGCGCCGCCTACGTATCCTACGATTGACCGGCAATTTGTTGGTCGGCGAAATTCCCAAGAACTTATCGGGTTGCTCGGATCTAGTCACCCTCAGGATCGGGGACAACGACCTAACCGGAGAAATTCCTGGAGAGCTCGGGTCATTGCTGAAGCTACGAGATTTCGGGTTGTATGCTAATAATCTAAACGGGAGATTGCCTTCCTTCATTGGGAACTTATCTTCACTAGAGGTCCTTTTTTTAGCACTGAACGACTTGGATGGGAGCATTCCCCAAGTTCTAGGCCACCTGACAAACTTGCAATTCATCGGCATCGGAGAAAACAGATTGTCGGGTACGATTCCATCTTCGTTGCTCAATCTCTCTTCCCTAACTCAGTTTGATGCTGGAAACAACCAGTTACAGGGGACTCTTCCCGCAGACATAGGCCTCAAAATCCCAGATCTTGTATTTTTAAGTGTTCTCGACAACCAACTCGAGGGACCGATTCCTTCGTCGATATCGAATTGCACAAAGCTAGATAGGCTTCAACTTGGAGGCAATAAATTTTCCGGGAAAGTACCTTCTTGGGAGAATCTGTATGTGCTTAGTTGGCTTCAAATCTTCGCTAACCAGCTTGGTAGTGGAAAACCTGAAGACTTGAGCTTCCTCTGCTCGTTAACTAATAGCACCAAATTAGAGTACGTGGGTATTGACAGGAATCAGTTTGGCGGGGTATTACCGAAATGCATAGGTAATTTCTCCACTGCTCTCATACTATTTTCTGTGGCCGAGAATCAAATATCTGGTGAGATTccaaaagaaattgagaattttGTCAATCTGGAAGTATTGTATATGGAGCTCAACCAGCTTTCAGGTGTTATCCTCTCAAGCTTGGGGAATTTACAAAATCTATTCGCAGTGGAATTAAGTGATAATAACTTGGGAGGGACTCTCCCATCTTCTTTGGGAAATCTGACCAATTTGATCACACTACGTCTTGATGGGAACAACTTTCATGGGCAAATTCCTTCACGCCTATCAAACTGCCGGTCTCTtaatttgcttgatttgtccAATAACAATCTCAGTGGTGCTATACCCCCGCAACTTTTAGGTCTCTGGTCATTGACAATCATTTTGAACTTATCTCGAAACCATTTGACTGGGGTTCTACCCATAGAAGTTGGCAACTTGATAACATTGACTGCGCTGGACATATCTAACAATTTGTTGGTAGGTGAAATCCCAAGCAGTTTAGGTGATTGCACTTCGTTGACATCATTGAGGATGGGAGGAAACTTCTTCCACGGGTTGATTCCTCAAACA from Rhodamnia argentea isolate NSW1041297 chromosome 2, ASM2092103v1, whole genome shotgun sequence encodes the following:
- the LOC115738734 gene encoding probable LRR receptor-like serine/threonine-protein kinase At3g47570; translated protein: MKPVSISFAEFRSCRLLLGIALALCFSRVSSTTNETDRLALLAFKAGITEDPSGVLTSWNNSIGFCRWHGITCGRRHRRVTVLDLRSQGLSGSISPHVGNLSFLREMWLEYNSFNQEIPPHLGQLRRLRILRLTGNLLVGEIPKNLSGCSDLVTLRIGDNDLTGEIPGELGSLLKLRDFGLYANNLNGRLPSFIGNLSSLEVLFLALNDLDGSIPQVLGHLTNLQFIGIGENRLSGTIPSSLLNLSSLTQFDAGNNQLQGTLPADIGLKIPDLVFLSVLDNQLEGPIPSSISNCTKLDRLQLGGNKFSGKVPSWENLYVLSWLQIFANQLGSGKPEDLSFLCSLTNSTKLEYVGIDRNQFGGVLPKCIGNFSTALILFSVAENQISGEIPKEIENFVNLEVLYMELNQLSGVILSSLGNLQNLFAVELSDNNLGGTLPSSLGNLTNLITLRLDGNNFHGQIPSRLSNCRSLNLLDLSNNNLSGAIPPQLLGLWSLTIILNLSRNHLTGVLPIEVGNLITLTALDISNNLLVGEIPSSLGDCTSLTSLRMGGNFFHGLIPQTIRSLGGIDELDLSCNNLSGQIPEFLTIFHSLKLLNLSYNMFEGKLPSKGVFRNASRTFIVGNNDLCGGLPEFHLPNCISRSSKSKRINLVTLSTSVIFGVLGVALILAFIYLCWFKKTITERVPSSRDDSLPNVSYGALLKATDGFSSMNLIGVGSFGSVYRGILLEVSGTIVAVKVLHLVRHGALKSFIVECEALKNIKHRNLLKILTVCSSSDYRGNDFKALVYEFMDNGSLEQWLHPSATSSHGTELPKRLNIIQRMNIAIDVASALDYLHHQCHISIIHCDLKPSNIVLDDEMVAHVGDFGLAKFLIGSSLDAVANRMSSVGFRGTIGYAPPGNLSLKSRKCIYPKRLLMDLFVRSLVENNNSYDLTHITS